A genomic window from Candidatus Denitrolinea symbiosum includes:
- a CDS encoding transcriptional regulator NrdR, which produces MRCPYCQNNDSKVLDTSHDSHGGIRRRRECLKCGQRFSSYERPILATPLIIKQDGTREEFDREKLARGIRISCAKRPVSAADIERLIGQVESDLQKMGKAEVSSRVVGDLVIHGLKELDQIAYIRYAIVYLRLADLHALRNEINRLLEG; this is translated from the coding sequence ATGCGTTGTCCTTACTGTCAAAACAACGACTCAAAAGTGCTGGATACTTCTCACGACAGCCACGGTGGCATTCGCCGCCGTCGCGAGTGCCTGAAGTGCGGACAGCGCTTTAGCAGTTACGAACGCCCCATCCTCGCGACGCCGCTCATCATCAAGCAGGATGGGACGCGCGAAGAGTTCGACCGCGAAAAACTGGCGCGCGGCATCCGCATCTCGTGCGCGAAGCGTCCCGTCTCCGCGGCCGACATCGAACGGCTGATCGGTCAGGTGGAATCGGATCTCCAAAAAATGGGCAAAGCCGAGGTCTCCTCGCGCGTCGTCGGCGACCTCGTCATCCACGGCCTCAAGGAACTCGACCAGATCGCCTACATCCGCTACGCCATCGTCTACTTGCGCCTCGCCGATCTTCACGCCCTCCGCAACGAGATCAACCGCCTGCTCGAAGGCTAA